The Setaria italica strain Yugu1 chromosome IX, Setaria_italica_v2.0, whole genome shotgun sequence genome has a window encoding:
- the LOC101755397 gene encoding uncharacterized protein LOC101755397 → MRQSQHYSTRRPRRSPTPHASLLSPSPSPPMATLQLNHIARETSDVPRLAAFYEAVLGFERVPSPNYSGFQVAWLRLPKSPDVALHLIERDPAAAPVAVGPGAEGAPPSQLPRRHHLAFSVADYDGFVTGLKARGTELFEKTQPDGRTRQVFFFDPDGNGLEVTSSGAGSDK, encoded by the exons ATGAGACAATCACAACACTACTCtactcgccgcccgcgccgctcccccACCCCGCACGCTTCTCttctctccccttctccctcgccTCCGATGGCGACGCTGCAGCTCAACCACATCGCGCGGGAGACCTCCGACGTGCCCCGCCTCGCGGCCTTCTACGAGGCCGTGCTGGGGTTCGAGCGTGTGCCTTCCCCCAACTACTCGGGCTTCCAGGTCGCCTGGCTCCGCCTCCCGAAATCGCCCGACGTCGCGCTCCACCTCATCGAGCGGGACCCCGCCGCGGCACCCGTCGCGGTGGGGCCCGGCGCCgagggcgcgccgccgtcgcagcTGCCCCGGCGCCACCACCTGGCCTTCTCCGTCGCCGACTACGACGGGTTCGTGACCGGGCTCAAGGCGCGCGGCACCGAGCTGTTCGAGAAGACGCAGCCCGACGGGCGCACGCGCCAGGTCTTCTTCTTCGACCCCGACG GCAATGGCCTTGAAGTTACTAGCTCGGGTGCAGGCAGTGATAAGTAA
- the LOC101756065 gene encoding uncharacterized protein LOC101756065, with amino-acid sequence MHTTYSGKNKQKEKERKTEALSSGTHTTSSLSVTPSRRTAHRPRTAHTMAAASASLLHLATPIGSLRLSLRLRRHPTARPVASRLAPPRAYKVTIEHGGESRVVEVEGDETILSRALDEGLDVPHDCKLGVCMTCPARLVSGEVDQSDGMLSDDVVAQGYALLCAAYPRSDCTIRVIPEDELLQVQLATADD; translated from the coding sequence ATGCACACAACTTATTCAgggaaaaataaacaaaaagaaaaagaaagaaaaacggAAGCCTTATCCTCTGGCACACACACCACCTCCTCGCTCTCAGTCACACCCTCTCGCCGTACCGCGCACCGCCCGCGCACGGCGCACACCATGGCCGCTGCTTCAGCATCACTGCTCCACCTCGCCACCCCGATTGGCTCCCTACGCCtcagcctccgcctccgccgccaccccaccGCCCGGCCGGTAGCGTCTCgcctggcgccgccgcgggcgtaCAAGGTGACGATCGAGCACGGCGGCGAGTCCCgcgtggtggaggtggagggggacGAGACCATCCTGTCCCGCGCGCTGGACGAGGGCCTGGACGTGCCGCACGACTGCAAGCTCGGCGTGTGCATGACGTGCCCGGCGCGCCTGGTCTCCGGCGAGGTGGACCAGAGCGACGGCATGCTCAGCGACGACGTGGTGGCGCAGGGGTACGCGCTGCTCTGCGCCGCCTACCCGCGCTCCGACTGCACCATCCGCGTCATCCCCGAGGACGAGCTGCTCCAGGTccagctcgccaccgccgacgactga